One window of the Gambusia affinis linkage group LG13, SWU_Gaff_1.0, whole genome shotgun sequence genome contains the following:
- the ciao2b gene encoding cytosolic iron-sulfur assembly component 2B isoform X2 yields MSGGVQLENANPVIFQRSGDRMLTASEEDEDVHDPIDDREIFDLIRSINDPEHPLSLEELNVVEQVRVKVDDTESTVGVEFTPTIPHCSMATLIGLSIKVKLLRSLPDRFKIDVHITPGTHASEEAVNKQLADKERVAAALENSSLLEVVNQCLSNRTI; encoded by the exons ATGTCCGGAGGGGTCCAACTGGAGAATGCGAACCCGGTGATCTTCCAGCGCTCCGGGGACAGGATGCTAACAGCGTCCGAAGAGGACGAAGACGTTCACGACCCCATCGACGACAGGGAAATATTTG ATCTGATCCGATCCATCAATGACCCGGAGCATCCGCTGTCTCTGGAGGAGCTCAACGTGGTCGAGCAGGTCCGAGTTAAG GTCGATGATACGGAGAGTACTGTCGGTGTCGAGTTCACTCCCACAATCCCCCACTGCAGTATGGCGACACTCATTGGTCTGTCCATCAAGGTCAAGCTTTTGCGCTCCTTGCCGGACAGGTTCAAA ATTGATGTTCACATCACTCCTGGAACTCATGCCTCGGAAGAAGCAG tgaacaaacagctggCGGACAAAGAGAGAGTGGCAGCAGCTTTGGAGAACTCGTCTCTGTTGGAAGTCGTCAACCAGTGCTTGTCCAACAGGACCATCTAA
- the ciao2b gene encoding cytosolic iron-sulfur assembly component 2B isoform X1 — protein sequence MSGGVQLENANPVIFQRSGDRMLTASEEDEDVHDPIDDREIFDLIRSINDPEHPLSLEELNVVEQVRVKVDDTESTVGVEFTPTIPHCSMATLIGLSIKVKLLRSLPDRFKIDVHITPGTHASEEAGRNMQSTSNVWTCSEQTAGGQRESGSSFGELVSVGSRQPVLVQQDHLNILDCTILFLRFPSDRVCLSVVAHKQPERLPIRSLSPSWQTFTSDVSSVAHFKIYFLFNPKFLCTSFVVVCI from the exons ATGTCCGGAGGGGTCCAACTGGAGAATGCGAACCCGGTGATCTTCCAGCGCTCCGGGGACAGGATGCTAACAGCGTCCGAAGAGGACGAAGACGTTCACGACCCCATCGACGACAGGGAAATATTTG ATCTGATCCGATCCATCAATGACCCGGAGCATCCGCTGTCTCTGGAGGAGCTCAACGTGGTCGAGCAGGTCCGAGTTAAG GTCGATGATACGGAGAGTACTGTCGGTGTCGAGTTCACTCCCACAATCCCCCACTGCAGTATGGCGACACTCATTGGTCTGTCCATCAAGGTCAAGCTTTTGCGCTCCTTGCCGGACAGGTTCAAA ATTGATGTTCACATCACTCCTGGAACTCATGCCTCGGAAGAAGCAGGTAGAAACATGCAAAGCACGTCAAATGTTTGGACGTGCAG tgaacaaacagctggCGGACAAAGAGAGAGTGGCAGCAGCTTTGGAGAACTCGTCTCTGTTGGAAGTCGTCAACCAGTGCTTGTCCAACAGGACCATCTAAACATCTTGGACTGTACGATACTTTTCCTTCGTTTCCCATCAGAtcgtgtctgtctgtctgtggtTGCACATAAGCAACCAGAAAGGCTACCGATTAGAAGCTTGTCTCCAAGTTGGCAAACATTTACCTCTGATGTTTCTTCAGTAGCACATTTTAagatttactttctttttaatccaAAGTTTTTATGTACATCATTTGTTGTTGTCTGTATATAA